The following proteins come from a genomic window of Paenibacillus swuensis:
- the clpP gene encoding ATP-dependent Clp endopeptidase proteolytic subunit ClpP, producing MNYMPYVVEQTSRGERSYDIYSRLLKDRIIFLGAAIDDQLANSIIAQLLFLSAEDPEKDIHMYINSPGGSTSAGFGIFDTMQFIKPQVSTICTGFAASFAALLLLAGAEGKRFALPNSEIMIHQPHGGAQGQASDIAISAKRILMIREKSTRITAERTGQPFEKVEKDMDRDFFLSAQEALEYGIIDKVITSL from the coding sequence ATGAATTATATGCCTTATGTAGTGGAACAGACGAGTCGCGGTGAACGGTCCTATGACATTTATTCCCGACTGTTGAAAGACCGAATTATTTTTCTTGGAGCGGCCATTGATGATCAGCTGGCCAACAGCATCATTGCTCAGTTACTGTTCTTGTCCGCTGAAGATCCGGAGAAGGATATTCACATGTACATTAACAGTCCCGGCGGATCCACCTCGGCAGGCTTTGGCATATTTGACACGATGCAGTTTATTAAGCCTCAAGTCAGCACAATTTGTACGGGATTTGCCGCCTCCTTCGCCGCGTTGCTGTTACTCGCAGGAGCAGAAGGGAAACGATTCGCCCTGCCGAACAGTGAAATCATGATTCATCAACCGCATGGCGGCGCCCAAGGGCAGGCCAGCGATATCGCGATCAGCGCGAAGCGAATCCTCATGATTCGTGAGAAATCCACGCGAATTACCGCGGAGCGAACCGGTCAACCATTTGAGAAAGTGGAAAAAGACATGGACCGCGATTTCTTCTTATCTGCTCAAGAAGCGCTGGAATACGGGATCATTGACAAAGTCATTACCAGCTTGTAA
- a CDS encoding manganese catalase family protein has product MYFYKQDLINQIVPDQPDPAAAKVLQEILGGHYGEMRTMMQYFFQSNNFRGKDTQYQDLVRGVFLEEIAHVELVQHTINQLLNGSGYEQPGNAGRDGAPLDEAIKHANPHHYIIGAQASLPADAAGNPWLGNYVYNHGNLISDLLDNLVVESTGVLQKTRIYEMSSNKTFRETLGFLIVRDNAHQNAFAKALETLGVDWGKLFPVPNYDLNKYPECRKFVDMGYHNAQFNFRLDDTRIGEVFQGESPSRNKGNLEVIEPPQGFTLPRMPEMPNEHSPGLYDLNN; this is encoded by the coding sequence ATTTATTTTTACAAACAAGATTTAATCAACCAGATTGTGCCGGATCAACCGGATCCAGCTGCCGCTAAGGTACTGCAAGAAATTCTCGGCGGTCACTATGGTGAAATGCGGACGATGATGCAGTACTTTTTTCAAAGCAATAACTTTCGCGGTAAAGATACGCAGTATCAGGACTTGGTTCGCGGCGTATTCTTGGAGGAAATTGCGCATGTTGAATTGGTACAGCACACCATTAACCAATTGCTGAACGGTTCTGGATATGAACAGCCTGGGAACGCAGGCAGGGATGGCGCACCTTTGGATGAAGCCATAAAACATGCCAATCCGCATCATTACATTATCGGTGCCCAAGCATCACTGCCGGCAGACGCAGCAGGCAATCCTTGGCTTGGCAATTACGTGTATAACCACGGTAATTTGATAAGTGACTTACTGGATAACTTAGTAGTGGAATCTACGGGCGTTCTCCAAAAAACTCGAATATATGAAATGAGTTCCAATAAAACGTTTCGTGAAACACTGGGCTTCTTAATTGTTCGGGATAATGCTCACCAGAATGCTTTCGCCAAAGCGCTTGAAACCCTTGGTGTTGATTGGGGTAAGCTATTTCCTGTACCGAACTATGATCTTAATAAATATCCGGAATGCCGGAAGTTTGTTGATATGGGCTATCACAATGCGCAATTCAACTTTAGACTGGATGATACGAGAATCGGTGAAGTATTCCAAGGGGAATCTCCAAGCCGCAATAAAGGTAATTTAGAAGTAATTGAGCCTCCGCAAGGATTTACTTTACCGAGGATGCCAGAAATGCCTAATGAGCATAGCCCTGGATTGTATGACTTAAATAATTAA
- a CDS encoding carbohydrate ABC transporter permease gives MRRSKLIYIFFLPGTLLYLFLFIYPSLTGLYYSFTDWDGLSPSYRFVGTDNYVRLSEDIVFRKAFVNNLKFMLFVVAAQTLISLLLALRLAGNTKVNVALRSLYFIPTIISSVAVGFIWTFVYDPTQGALNLMFAKAGLPNLAQNWLGNMNMAIFSVAAVQAWAHIGQMVILFVAGIQAIPKELLESAKLDGGSRLQIFTKIMWPLLAPAAAIVVSYTTIQSFKAFDLVFTMTGGGPAYSTEILTTFIYSSAFTNYSFGLASAGSVVFLVLISVITFLQFRVLRTDRITY, from the coding sequence ATGAGAAGATCCAAACTTATCTATATATTCTTCCTGCCGGGGACTCTGTTATATCTATTCTTGTTTATTTATCCTTCGCTCACCGGCTTGTATTACTCATTTACGGATTGGGACGGTTTATCGCCGTCCTACCGTTTTGTCGGGACCGATAACTATGTACGTCTTTCTGAGGATATTGTTTTTCGAAAGGCATTCGTAAATAACCTTAAATTTATGCTTTTCGTGGTTGCTGCCCAGACTTTAATCTCATTACTATTGGCTTTAAGGCTTGCAGGAAACACCAAGGTAAATGTGGCGCTGCGGTCGCTCTACTTCATTCCGACGATTATCTCGTCCGTGGCTGTCGGATTTATCTGGACGTTTGTCTATGATCCGACGCAAGGCGCGTTAAATCTGATGTTCGCCAAAGCCGGTTTGCCGAATCTTGCGCAAAATTGGCTTGGAAATATGAATATGGCCATCTTCTCCGTTGCCGCCGTGCAAGCTTGGGCGCATATCGGACAAATGGTGATTCTGTTTGTGGCTGGGATTCAAGCTATACCCAAGGAGTTACTGGAGTCCGCCAAGCTTGACGGTGGTTCACGTCTTCAAATCTTTACGAAGATCATGTGGCCGTTACTCGCTCCTGCTGCGGCTATCGTGGTATCGTACACTACCATTCAATCCTTCAAAGCTTTCGATCTGGTGTTCACAATGACGGGTGGAGGACCAGCCTATTCTACGGAAATCTTGACAACGTTCATTTATAGTTCCGCATTTACGAATTATTCCTTTGGTTTAGCTTCCGCGGGTTCCGTAGTGTTCCTCGTTCTGATCTCAGTCATTACATTCCTGCAGTTCCGAGTGC
- a CDS encoding ABC transporter substrate-binding protein, translating into MNKRFVLSTIALILIVFLAACGSDTNGSASNNTNSTVKETTPEANEPSKDSGKEAEPVKLSFIHWRGEDKAVLDGIISKFQTENPGITIETQVFTSEQYQSTAQAKLLDESVGDVFASFPGAQFEAIVKAGIFTDLSGAPFLNNFTPNLIQSGQKDGKQYAVPYQLVYNMPIYNVKLFEKHGIEIPKDWDGFLAAAEKLKQAGITPIAFPGADIGPGQFMNTMVMNNAPDEQIFTKLVNGEAKLTEDWWIKTLSQFKELNDKGYFQKDALGTKDQGAGALFAQEKAAILATGSYQLAQNKKNNPNLVQGLLAPITVTADKAVFEGIHTTTFMLGVNSKSKHPEEAKKFLEFLSRTEIAAEYANGTVQGVTVKDVEYTSEELKIVSSWTSRKTRFQPRFTITNTEIQKAVTSSIQAVLGGKSPEDAAKEAQAIVDQQIKG; encoded by the coding sequence ATGAATAAACGTTTCGTACTGTCCACAATAGCTTTGATCTTAATTGTTTTCCTTGCAGCCTGCGGCTCTGACACTAACGGGTCGGCGTCCAACAATACCAACTCAACAGTGAAGGAAACAACACCGGAAGCAAACGAGCCTTCCAAAGATAGCGGAAAAGAAGCCGAACCGGTGAAATTAAGCTTTATCCATTGGCGGGGGGAAGACAAGGCGGTACTGGACGGAATCATCTCCAAGTTTCAGACCGAAAATCCTGGGATCACGATTGAAACTCAGGTGTTTACTTCCGAACAGTATCAATCTACAGCGCAAGCCAAGTTATTGGATGAATCCGTAGGAGATGTGTTTGCATCGTTTCCCGGCGCTCAATTCGAGGCCATCGTAAAAGCGGGTATATTCACGGATCTTTCAGGGGCGCCGTTCTTAAATAACTTTACGCCAAACCTGATCCAGTCAGGCCAGAAAGACGGAAAACAATACGCTGTTCCGTATCAACTTGTATACAACATGCCCATTTATAATGTGAAGTTGTTTGAAAAACACGGGATCGAGATCCCTAAGGACTGGGATGGTTTCCTTGCCGCCGCGGAAAAGTTGAAGCAAGCCGGTATTACACCGATTGCTTTTCCGGGAGCCGATATCGGCCCGGGTCAGTTTATGAACACGATGGTTATGAACAACGCGCCGGATGAACAGATCTTCACGAAACTGGTCAACGGGGAAGCGAAGCTGACAGAAGACTGGTGGATCAAGACATTGTCCCAGTTCAAAGAACTGAACGACAAAGGCTATTTCCAGAAGGATGCCCTGGGTACCAAAGATCAGGGTGCGGGCGCATTATTTGCCCAAGAAAAAGCGGCCATTCTGGCAACCGGCTCTTACCAGCTGGCTCAGAATAAGAAGAATAACCCGAATCTGGTGCAAGGTTTGTTGGCGCCGATTACGGTAACAGCGGACAAGGCGGTATTCGAGGGGATTCATACCACAACATTTATGCTTGGTGTGAACAGCAAATCCAAACATCCCGAAGAAGCGAAGAAGTTTCTTGAATTCCTAAGCAGAACAGAGATTGCGGCGGAATATGCGAATGGAACGGTTCAAGGGGTTACGGTGAAAGATGTGGAATACACTAGCGAGGAATTAAAGATCGTTTCCTCATGGACTTCACGTAAAACGAGATTCCAACCGCGTTTCACGATCACGAACACAGAGATTCAGAAAGCTGTAACGAGCTCAATCCAAGCTGTCCTTGGCGGAAAATCTCCGGAAGATGCCGCTAAAGAAGCTCAGGCGATCGTAGATCAACAGATCAAAGGGTAA
- a CDS encoding RNA polymerase sigma factor — MSKENIYHTTAEHTKLIRYCNSMTRSSWEAEDLAQDTWLKAIQHDQGNRPEKSDAFLYRIARNTWIDKIRRQARLHKIMQQDLSSTKQEMNEGTIQLEIIFHTMIHYLTPVQRTVFMLRDVFGYTAKEASEHLGTTEGAVKAALLRGRQSILAVREELDKGGLPLPQEEGARDYLKAIAAAYMDGDVALLVRMVLSNEADSAVAVVQVQIKAIETRSINMSRRSDMFMAA; from the coding sequence ATGTCTAAAGAAAACATTTACCATACAACCGCGGAACACACTAAATTGATTCGATATTGTAATTCTATGACTAGATCTTCTTGGGAGGCCGAGGATTTAGCACAAGATACTTGGCTGAAAGCGATTCAGCATGACCAAGGTAACCGACCCGAGAAATCGGATGCATTCTTATACCGTATTGCTCGGAACACTTGGATTGATAAAATTCGTCGTCAGGCGCGGTTACACAAAATTATGCAACAAGATCTGTCCAGTACAAAGCAAGAAATGAACGAGGGTACGATACAGCTGGAAATCATTTTTCATACGATGATTCACTATCTAACGCCTGTGCAGAGAACGGTATTTATGTTACGGGATGTGTTCGGTTATACCGCTAAGGAAGCATCGGAACATCTAGGGACCACGGAAGGCGCAGTGAAAGCCGCTCTTTTGCGAGGACGGCAATCAATCCTCGCTGTAAGGGAGGAGCTTGATAAAGGGGGATTACCCTTACCGCAAGAAGAAGGGGCTCGTGATTACCTGAAAGCAATCGCCGCGGCATATATGGACGGAGATGTGGCGCTGCTCGTGCGGATGGTGCTGAGTAACGAAGCGGACTCAGCGGTCGCTGTCGTTCAGGTTCAGATCAAAGCGATCGAGACTCGTTCCATAAACATGTCCCGCCGATCGGACATGTTCATGGCGGCATAG
- a CDS encoding tyrosine-type recombinase/integrase, with protein sequence MPLITEFIEQYTEVMDAFILWMKQAGYTETTRKEYMREVQSYLVSLDGREVHKATKMNVISFLVGKQSTTGEHTRNRTLSAIRTFYAALIDFELAERNPANDVKKSKTEKNKKPVYLEEQDLANALQFINGRYKERNIAIFMLMGYCGLRVGEVHRLNLSHFRKLKGTLEVLGKGRKWNEIPVPELLLPYLAKVEEERIHPYSTREEAFFVSQKKQRLSIRQIQKIAGLTFASFKKHHPHLSDMDLSCHKLRHSFATMLLNNGVDVRIVKELMGHASIETTMIYTHVNDDQKKQAMATMNRNVRF encoded by the coding sequence CGCTTATTACGGAGTTTATAGAACAATACACAGAGGTCATGGACGCCTTCATTCTATGGATGAAGCAGGCGGGCTACACCGAGACGACCAGAAAAGAATATATGCGTGAAGTCCAATCCTATCTTGTTTCTCTGGACGGACGTGAAGTACATAAAGCAACGAAGATGAATGTGATCAGCTTTCTGGTAGGCAAACAGTCCACAACCGGGGAGCATACCCGTAATCGAACATTGTCCGCGATTCGAACCTTTTATGCGGCCTTGATCGATTTTGAACTGGCGGAACGAAATCCTGCCAACGATGTAAAGAAATCAAAGACGGAGAAGAATAAGAAACCGGTTTACCTTGAGGAACAAGACTTGGCGAATGCACTTCAATTCATAAATGGGCGGTACAAGGAACGCAATATTGCGATCTTCATGCTGATGGGCTATTGCGGCTTGCGGGTCGGTGAGGTGCATCGGCTAAATCTCTCCCATTTCCGAAAGTTGAAAGGAACGCTTGAAGTGCTGGGGAAAGGTCGGAAGTGGAATGAGATCCCGGTACCTGAACTGCTGTTGCCTTATTTGGCCAAAGTGGAAGAAGAACGCATTCATCCTTACAGCACAAGGGAGGAAGCCTTCTTTGTTTCACAGAAAAAGCAGCGATTATCCATTCGCCAAATTCAGAAGATCGCCGGACTGACTTTTGCCAGTTTCAAAAAGCACCATCCGCACTTAAGCGACATGGACCTATCCTGTCATAAGTTACGGCACTCGTTTGCCACGATGCTGTTGAATAACGGTGTAGATGTGCGGATTGTGAAAGAGTTGATGGGGCATGCTTCCATTGAGACGACGATGATTTATACCCATGTGAATGATGATCAGAAGAAGCAAGCGATGGCCACAATGAACCGAAATGTTCGATTTTAA
- a CDS encoding LLM class flavin-dependent oxidoreductase, translating to MSETTKVEFGWFIPTTGDGEHIGIPPERESTVEYMVQVAQAAEQAGYEFALIPTGGACLDAWVVGSWIAAKTKNFKSLVAMRPGLVAPVLSAQMATTLDQMSQGRVLVNVVTGHYPADLKAAGDALAENHDGRYERTREFLQIVRGVWDEASGRTAETLNFKGEHYEIEGGKVRPAPYTDSHPPLYFGGSSPAGKQVAAEFADVYLMWAEPLDWIQGQINEMKNYLEELKNAKGASRELRYGIRAQLVVRDSEEAAWEAAWNIISKADPEMMKSREKLHSKTDAVNQKRQMELWEESSNNDYVIGPNLWSGLSAIRGGGAVAFVGTPEQVTDRILEFVDIGVTSFILSGYPHLEEAVISGDILMPLLKRKLAERGVHV from the coding sequence ATGAGTGAAACCACAAAAGTCGAGTTTGGGTGGTTCATACCAACGACGGGGGACGGTGAACATATCGGTATTCCGCCGGAACGCGAATCCACTGTGGAGTACATGGTTCAGGTTGCCCAGGCAGCCGAGCAAGCAGGTTATGAATTTGCCTTAATTCCCACGGGAGGAGCGTGTCTGGACGCTTGGGTTGTGGGTTCATGGATTGCGGCCAAGACCAAGAATTTCAAATCCCTGGTAGCCATGAGACCGGGACTAGTTGCCCCTGTATTATCGGCGCAGATGGCGACTACGCTGGATCAGATGTCTCAAGGCCGTGTGCTCGTCAATGTGGTAACTGGCCATTATCCGGCTGATTTGAAGGCTGCGGGAGACGCGTTGGCTGAAAACCATGACGGCAGATATGAAAGAACGAGAGAGTTTCTGCAAATCGTTAGGGGAGTTTGGGATGAAGCTTCGGGAAGAACAGCCGAGACGCTAAATTTCAAAGGGGAACATTACGAAATTGAAGGGGGTAAAGTTCGACCAGCACCTTACACGGATAGCCATCCTCCGCTATATTTCGGCGGAAGTTCACCGGCAGGTAAACAGGTAGCGGCTGAATTCGCTGACGTCTATCTCATGTGGGCCGAGCCGCTGGATTGGATTCAAGGACAGATTAACGAGATGAAGAACTACTTGGAAGAGCTAAAAAACGCCAAGGGAGCTTCACGAGAGCTTCGATACGGCATTCGGGCTCAATTAGTTGTTCGAGATAGTGAAGAAGCGGCATGGGAAGCGGCATGGAATATTATCAGTAAGGCTGATCCCGAAATGATGAAGTCCAGAGAGAAGCTTCACAGCAAGACGGACGCGGTAAATCAGAAGCGCCAGATGGAATTGTGGGAAGAATCAAGCAACAATGATTATGTCATTGGTCCGAATTTATGGTCCGGATTGTCCGCCATCCGAGGCGGAGGGGCTGTGGCATTCGTGGGGACACCCGAGCAGGTAACAGATCGGATTCTCGAATTCGTAGACATCGGCGTAACCTCTTTTATCCTGTCAGGGTACCCGCATTTAGAAGAAGCCGTCATTTCCGGAGATATTCTAATGCCTTTACTAAAGCGTAAATTAGCCGAGCGTGGTGTACACGTGTAA
- a CDS encoding GlsB/YeaQ/YmgE family stress response membrane protein yields the protein MEFLWMLIVGGVIGWFAQIVSGKNIPGGVIGNVIAGIIGSWLGVALLGTFGPVVGGFSIIPAIIGAVIFVFLFSLIARKM from the coding sequence ATGGAGTTTTTATGGATGTTGATTGTTGGCGGCGTTATCGGTTGGTTTGCTCAGATTGTCAGTGGCAAAAATATCCCGGGCGGTGTAATCGGTAATGTCATCGCCGGTATTATCGGATCTTGGCTCGGGGTGGCGCTGCTCGGAACGTTCGGTCCCGTTGTGGGCGGATTCTCAATCATTCCCGCCATTATCGGGGCCGTTATTTTCGTGTTCCTCTTCTCATTAATTGCACGTAAAATGTAA
- a CDS encoding helix-turn-helix domain-containing protein: MSGFMKEEANEFLENHYFIPSSFEKSGGAWPLRIGTNVVKTHYHIGPRTSPYYFLMFVLEGTGMFHQGGGSYPLKSGDLFCLFPQVVHEYYTDPHDTLKKIWFAFDGKQALDLLKRIGLVPHRPFLPGGANVDAIHLMQEFLQASRVRGACTDLNRMVYFLRVFDCLSNPSNNGLDAMVSSTSWLERGRDYMEIHYAEGITIQEMAAYAGVDRTTFAKKFKQIYGISPVQYLQKLRIEQSKLLLKETQYKLSEIAESVGYADLFTFSKAFKKFVGIAPLSYRKL; encoded by the coding sequence ATGAGCGGGTTTATGAAAGAAGAAGCAAACGAATTTTTGGAAAATCATTACTTCATCCCCTCTTCCTTTGAGAAGTCGGGAGGCGCATGGCCTTTGCGAATAGGTACCAATGTTGTAAAGACTCACTACCATATCGGACCTCGCACTTCTCCTTACTATTTCTTGATGTTTGTTCTGGAAGGAACAGGTATGTTCCATCAAGGCGGAGGGAGTTACCCGTTAAAGAGCGGCGATCTGTTTTGCCTGTTTCCTCAAGTTGTGCATGAGTATTATACCGACCCCCACGATACGCTTAAGAAGATCTGGTTTGCTTTTGACGGAAAACAGGCGCTGGACCTTCTTAAGAGGATCGGACTGGTTCCGCATCGGCCGTTTCTCCCCGGCGGCGCCAATGTTGATGCCATTCATCTGATGCAAGAATTTCTGCAGGCTTCTAGAGTTCGCGGGGCTTGTACGGACTTAAACCGGATGGTTTATTTCCTGCGTGTATTCGATTGTCTATCCAACCCATCCAACAACGGACTTGATGCGATGGTATCATCCACTTCATGGCTTGAACGGGGCCGGGACTATATGGAGATACATTATGCCGAAGGGATTACCATTCAGGAGATGGCCGCATATGCAGGTGTGGATCGAACAACCTTCGCTAAGAAGTTTAAACAAATTTATGGAATTTCTCCCGTCCAATATTTACAGAAACTTCGGATTGAGCAATCTAAGTTGCTGCTGAAAGAAACCCAGTATAAACTGTCTGAAATTGCAGAATCTGTAGGATATGCGGATCTATTCACATTCTCAAAAGCTTTCAAAAAGTTTGTCGGCATAGCTCCGCTTAGTTACAGAAAGTTGTAG